Genomic segment of Pagrus major chromosome 19, Pma_NU_1.0:
atttgaagaaattttcatgagaatgggatggatggatggatggatggatggatggatggatggatggatggatggatggatggatggatggatggatggatggatggatgggatggatggatggatggatggaaaaccccaaaaagtctaaattctctgatttcagattcttaaatatgaatattttgtggtttctttcctcctctgtgacagtgaactgaatatttttgggttgtggacaaaacaagacatttgaggatgaaACACTGATGGattttgacagatttttcaccattttctaacgtttaatagaccaaacaactaatccaTTCATCAAGAcgaattaatcaataatgacaataacagTTAGTTGCAGCACCAGTTGTAGCTGCTATCGCCCCTGAACTTATCCATTAACCCAGCTTTCTCCTAGCAAGATGCATTAAATGACTAATGTTTAACCAACGCTCAGAAGAAACTAACTTAATAAGATGAACTCATCAGGCAAAGATCAGAGCCAGATGGGCACCAAACATTCCTGCGCAGTGGGGCAGCAACAAAACTACAATCTGAATTAAAGACAGTCTCAtagaaatgagaaagaaaaaacaacatgaaatcacaatgcaacaaaaaactgaatcTTTCAGTTCCTTCGTCCTTTTCAACACTGAAGAGGTTTTAAGTAAAGTCAGAATTCAAACACACTGGAACCTGAATCTGTGACATCGAATATCACTATATtaatgaccaaatacctcgatatcgaTATGGTGACAACATcatagggatgactattggcacatctacaaaatattaacacaatgtgATTTATGATAATCATCAGTGATGTGGATATAaagactaagtgggtaaagacgaGTATTAGAACAAGTCTGGTaggttcagaaaatgacatctctTCACTGTAATgaagcctttaaaaccaggaaaagacaacacttatgacaCTATACAgtaatgatatccaaaatctgaGACAATATCAGTGATGTTGATTGGTATGCACACTGCGTCTCTGACGTATTCAAATCTGAAAGGATGCCGTAAAATTACTATGAATGCATCCAGGGAAGGCACTTTATTTTGTTCAGTTCAGAGCACTAAACTTCTATATCAGCCTACACGAGGATGTTTCATCTGTAGGCTCGGACTCGCGTTTAATGTCTTTCTAAGTCATCTGTGatctgaaaacatttctcacacagtagctctggtaaaGTCTTTTCTTGTGGTCTGATCCAGCAGTTTATGAGCTGTTGTTGCCCTGGTAAACACAGCgacctcttcagcctctctccttctgctgctcctctctgtgCCCGAGTGTCTCTGGGTTTGTCAGGTGGAGTGGACGGGCTGGTTCTGTCCGCCGCTGCTCCACCACCCGGCCTGTTTGCTCTACctacgagcccagagacactgcagctgcgacagccaaaGTGGTCGATGTGACCACCGGGGCAACTACAACTCACAAACCACGAGAAAAACAAGCACAACCCATTAACAgcagagtgagaaaatgagtgctGACGGGAAGAAAACTTAAGAATTAAAGAAGAACTGAATTAAGAAGAGTAGGTCAGTTTTCCTGTagcagtatttttatttaagtgtgtttttctttgttgtgttaATGTAATTATAACCTGTGTGCCCTGATAAAGTGgttgatttcaaaataaacatgttgaatttgacctttttctttgacctggtctttaaaaatgataaaaaataggAAAGgccattaaaataattattgatattgGCTGATATGAAACTTTTAGCCCAGGCTAACGGACACCCACTCAATTTCCATGGGACCCACTGAAATGACCACCTGTGGGTCCTGGAGACTTCCTACATGGTAAACCCATCAACATCACTCCATATATAGTCTCACATCACGATGTCACCTGGTGTTAAAGGATTGAGAGTATTTTATTGAAGAGTTCAGAGTTCTAGCACCATTAACGAGACAGAAACTTTGTGCCTCAGTGTCACTTCTTCTTTCCGCCCTCAGccatcttctcctctctcctgaccGCTGACacccttctctcctctgctgccggAGCTTTCGGCTGCGAGGCGTTTGCTTTCCTCTCCAGACCCTCTTGTTTCTTCACGTCCACCTTCACAGCGGTGCGTTGCCTCTCCGCCTCCATCTTATCCCGAAGAGCCTTGTCTCTGGCGAGCCTCTGCCTCTCCATCAGCTCCTTCTCGCGGGCTGCTTTCTCCTTCTCGGCTCGTTCGCGCTCAAACTTTTCCCTCGCAGCTTTCGCtctctccagcctctccttctctgctctcacctgctccattctctctctctccttcgcCATTcgttctctctcctgtctcgCTGCTCTTTCCTTCTCCAACCTTTCTTGCTCTGCTTTCTCTTTAGCTGCTTTCTCttgtctctccttctcctgAGCAAGTCTTGCCCGTTCCCTGGCGATGCGTTCCCTCTCcatcctttccttctctctggctactctttctttctccagtctttccttttctgctctctccttctctctggcgattctttctctttccttggCGATACGTTCTTTCTCCagcctttctttttctgctctttctttGGCCAGTCGTTCTTTTTCAGCCCTCTCTcgctccatcttctccttctcccttgCGATTCTTTCTCTCTCAAGTCTTTCTCTTTCCTTGGCGATGCGCTCCCTCTCCagcctttctttttctgctctttctttGGCCAGTCGTTCTTTTTCCTGTCGCTCCTTCTCTCTGGCTATTCGCTCTCTTTCCTTAGCGATGCGTTCCCTCTCCAGCCTTTCTTTTTCCGCTTTCTCTTTGGCGATCCTTTCTTTCTcaagcctctccttctctgccttctctctggctattctttctctttcttttgcgATGCGTTCCCTCTCTATCCTCTCCTTCTCAGCCCTCTCTCTTTCCAGTCTTTCTTTCTCCCGTTGTTCCCTCTCTGCCTTTTCCCTGGCCAGGcgctctctctccatcttttcctTCTCCACCCTCTCTCGCTCCAGTCGCTCCCTTTCTTCATTGGCTGCCTTTTCTTTGGCCAATCTCTCCAtctcttgtctttctttttctgcccTCTCTCGAGCCAacttctccatcctctccttctccgccttctcctcctccatcctctccttctctgccttctccttctccatcttctccttctctatcctctccttctctgccttctccttctccatcttctccttctctaccCTGtccttctccatcttctccttctctatCCTCTCCTTCTCCGCCTTCTCTTTTTCCATCTTCTCCTTTTCCGCCTTCTCCTTCTCTATCCTCTCCTTCTCCGCCTTCTCCTTCGccatcctctccttctccttctcctcccttaGTTGCTCCTGGGCAGCCTCCAGCGTCTTCACCTTCAGCACCCAGGccgcctccctctcctcctcctcttcggcGAGGAAGGCCCTGATCTCGGCCAGAGCGATGCGAGCGATCCTCTTGGCCTCCATCTTCCTGTGGATCGtcctcagctcctccttcaGAGCGGAGCGCAGCGTGACGCCTCGGACAGGATGGTCTGAGGTTTGGATTGAAGGTGGTGATCGTGGGATCATTCACATGAAGCGAAAACAACGGTCATCGACACTCACTCGTTAACGTGATAACACACCGCAAACATGGAAGTGTTAGAAATAtggatgtgacatcacagtcagGGGGGCATGACATCATCAGCCGGTACATGGTAGTACATATTCGTGACAGCACACCAACGAGCAAAGTAGTTTTTCCATGAAAAACTAAATGTTAATAAAGTTGCATTTGTGAATAATGTTCAAATGATAAAAGAGGTTCAGTCTACTGTcataaaggaaaacagaaaccagaaaGTGTTCACATTTAAATGATAAGCTCgcccaaaaatgtaaatccagccattatctcctccctccatgttgatagaaagtcgggtgaagttttgttttctcctaaacaactgaagtagctggaggcttgttttaaaacggaaaaaacaaccaaaaaaacaccaaatggctccatacagctcatccagcgtaCTTTAAGTCTTTCAGAAgtcccgagatcccaaacttaTTATCCTTTTTAATCCAGaaccttcactgtagctgctaagctaaaggcATTAGCGCACAAGCTGTTGCTGTAAAATACCCCTTGCTTTTGAAAGAAGAGTTTGAACATGTAAATGATGATGTCAGGACATTAAACTAATGATCAAATCTAGATGcgatatatatattatataatacatATCTGTGAAAATAACAAGAGATCCTTGTTTTTGACTCATTCAGCaatataaaataagaaataaaaaatgtggaAGGGTTAAATCCAATAATGGAAagacagttttttaaaatttgtgaAAAAACGATTAGATCATTTTAGACACATCAGTTTAAGATATTAGACCAAAGCCATGCCTGAAAACACCAAGTCAGACCCAAAGAAAAGTCTTTTTCAGACGTGCAGGCGGCAGGTTCTGGTACCTCTGGTTGTGTTGGTTCTAGCAGCAGTCTCTCCTGCTGTGTCGTCTACCACAGAGGAGAACAAACAGCCCGTCAGCTCAGATTCATCTCCACACAGCGTTCAACAAACAGCTCGGTCGTAACAAAGAGCTCGAGCTGGATATCAAATATAACAGCGTTTATTCACGCGGTGAGCTCACGTTACCTATTTTCTTCAGTCAGATACAACAAAGGATTCATCTGTGGTACAAACTAACTCACACACAGtaagtcacacacaaacagacacacaactctACCTTCTGGGAGTTTTATCTCTTGATCTGTGGCCTCTAACGTCTTGTCTTCTAGGATGACACACATGAAACTGTTTGATACTGAAGCTCAATGTGCAGAAAACAAAGGTCAAACCATCACACCAGGCGACGCACACTGCTACCACAACACACTCCACACAAAAAGGTGATAACACTTGAAAACAGAAGTCATTTATCATGTGTACTTTGAATTTATAGACCTGGAGGCGACCAGATGTATGACCTATactgcagccagccaccagggggTGACTGTGATGTGTTGGCTTGACTCTTGAGGAGCCTCATGTCTTCATCTTATTTATGTCAATGAAGCGTATAAAAGAGACTGCGTCAACAATCCTAATgattacttcttcttcttcttcagctgaGTGAGATGTACCTGGAACACGACCGTCTACAGACTTCATTTTATATGTTCAATCGAGGCGTTTGTATTGTCATATCTCAATGGCAAGGTTTACTGTGATCAGGTAAAGCTTTggttaattaaatgtttggaCTAATATCTTACAAATTTCATGCAAAAATATGGTAAAGCTGATCCAAGCAGACTTGCTTGTTGACATGTCTACTACAAGCAGAGAGATTAAAAGGATAGAATATCATTGAAAAGTCTCTACTGATACATCTAATTGCCTCCGTCTGCCTGACTTGACCCTGCAGCgtaataaaaacagatggaaCTGACTTTACTTCctcacagaagaggaagaaattaAACCCAAAGGGAAGTGTTTGTTGATTCATCACACAGGTGGCTCAACCGCCCGACAAGCCACTGGAGACACTGAACTGTCTACAATATGAACCTAAGTATCACTGCTCTCCATTTTCACTCTGCAGCCAACTGAAGACTCCACTTGTGTCCAGCTAAGCAGCCACTTAATCTAAATAACATACAGCACAAGATGATCAAGCCAATATTATCCAGAGTATGTTGTCTGTGTTCTTTCAAAAAGACCTGTGAAAGAAATGTTTACTTACATTAAACATGTTAATGTTATCTTTATTGACGAACTCCCTTTGAACTGGGAAGAGAAGTCACCCTGATTGGATGTTCAGCTAAGCAAATCAGTGCATGAGAAGAGATACTTAAGAAGAAAGGGAAGGCTCCTTGAGCCTGTCGAAGCAAAGGAGGTAGTCAGGCGAGTAGcataaagagcaacaaagccCACACAGGGAGGATGACGGAGATGGATGGCTGGGTAAGGAATCACAGGACTGTCATCCAGGAGACTGTTTGTACAGTTGTCCTTTGACGCCGCTAGTGTCGTTaaagtctgtgtgtctgagccCTAACATGCAATTTTagaaactgaactgactttGATGTTCACACGTGTCGACTGTCTCTCACTGAAACCCTGCAGTGTCACACATGCTTTCAGATTCATTCAGTTACTCAGGATCAAACATGCAGTACCACAGGAGCATGAGGCAGTACCTTTACTTTTACCcttcttcttcacctctttCTTGTCCTCTATAAGATTTAGAAACAGACAGATCAGGAGTTCTTAGCAGAGCATCAGTAGATGAAATGtccacacataaaaaaactttttgcaCAGTACCTTTTCTCAGCCTGTCTCTCCTGAGAGCAGGACCTTTTAACTTCTTTTCATCTGaacaaacagacagcagagcaAGTTAATGAAAACTACCGGCTTCATGTGTCACGCAAATCTGTTATTTAACTGTGGAAGGTCGTCAGCTGCCTTCAGACATGAAATGCATCCATTTTAAATCCAGTTTTATATGACTCACTGACTTCACTGACACTCAGTTTATTCTGTCACGAGCAGAGTTATCTGTTACTCATGTTAGTGACAAACAGAGGATGAGTGTAGACCTgtcacacagcagacattttgacttgtgacTCCAACAATGGCTCCAGTCTATTTCAGCCATGCATGGGAGCCATTGTGCTGGAAAGACTCGTCAAAATGCCTGTTCAGTGATACTTTGTGATATTTTGGACAAAATGAGAATATGGTTGGACAGGAGAGAAGACAACAATGCTACAGTGATGTGTGAAAAAAATTGCTTCATTAAAGCATGAAACTCCCTGAaccctgaacattttcagatatgGAGCCATCACAACAAGCCTCTTGGCTGCcatggcggccattttactTTCCACCATAACTGGATTATGTATTTGGCATCAAAAAGGGACGTAAAATGGCCGCCATGGCCGCCACAAGGTTTGTTGTGATGGCTCcatatctgaaaatgttcagggtCCCAAACTTTACCAGACGTCATGTTTGTATGAAAAGGTGAACGATTCATCTCAACGGTTCAGTTATGGTGGAAagtaaaatggccgccatgGTTACCACAATGCTTTTTTGTGATGGCTCCATATCTGAAATGTTCAGAGCCCCAAACTGTACAACTGTATGaagattcatgtttttttccatgtttctTCAGGAAACACCTTGAATGCATCGCGGCCGACTccgacagactgacagacctcattcattcatctgtCTGTTAACTTGAGCAGAATATAATAAACACAACTGTGAACGGTTTTGTAAGCAGCTTCTGGTGACCTTACAACCAACTGTTCAACCTTTCACTTACAGGATTACATTACTGTTAAGCATCAGGGTGAATTTCATTACACAGTATGAGAATATTATTGTGAACTTCAGTATTAACTGTAGcctaaaacacataaataagaCCAAGACACCAACACAACAGAGCGTCCAACATCAGCTGACAGACTCTGAGGCCGTGTGGAGCCTGACAGGTGATAAAACGTGCTGCGTTCAGTCTGAGACcacagcagcatgttattatgTCATTTATCTAGTTTGAGAAAAGGGCAGCTAATGACTGATTTTACTGCTctggtgtgttttattttgtgacagaTTACAGTTTATATCTTGTGTATTTTGTGATGAAAGTGCACACTTGAGTAACACTGagcaatatggccttaaaatgacACTGCAATACTTTCAGGCTACATCACCTCACACACCATACTCATCCCagtgtttctgcattttaaatgatataaataaataaaataaatatttttacagtAAGTAAATGCTAAGACTGGGTGGCAGACATTTATAAAGGCCACCcttcacagtatttatttaccatttacaAGGAATTATAGATATCAGCTGCAACGTAACAATGAACCATTGCttcataaatggtttataaagcattttattatttgtttacagtgaaaactaaagtttaattaatgaTAATCTTACCATATATTAATGATGGGTCTTAAAAAGTGTTactaaataaaatatcacaatatttttgaccaaatacctcgatatcgatattgtgacaatattgtagagatgacctttaacaaaatatgaacacaatgagatttctgatcaataatcatcagtaatgttgATATAATGACTAAATGGGTAAAGAAGTATTAGAACAAGCAGAGCAgtatgacatcactttactgtatcgcagcctttaaaaccagaagAAGACGAAATATATCACCATATAACTATAATCAAATAGTCTCATGTGATGATAGAAATATAATATGGATATATTACCTTTCCATTCACTGAAGTAACtgaaaactttttatttatacGTAAAAATACGTTTAGCAAAGGTGACTAAATGTTCGCTGTGATCTGATGTATTTCCAGTAGATTTTTACAGAAATTAATACAAACTAAAGGAGGAGTGAAATCTAAAAACGGATGGATAATTTGGAAATGGTCAATTTGTTATTGTTCAGGAAGgttatttctttatatttcatgtcatgAAATTAATTTAAGTAGGCATAAGACAGATGTCAGGGCATTAAGTCTAAGTCTAACAGTAGCAGAGCCGTCGGTggtgacacatttatttaaattgaaaattgaatcGAATTGTGACACCacagaaataagaaaacaaatcatttggTACATGGGACAATGTCACGATTACGCTGTCCAACATGACTGTGATTCACAATATTGTCCCgattatctttaaaatattcttgAAACTCTTAAAATTGCATTAAAACATACTTGAATCGTTTTAACCCCACGTTTTATAAACAACGGTAACCTCATCTCGTTCTCTCTGTAGTATTTACACTACGGGTCGACCCATATGACTTTTTCAGGGccaattattagaaatcaaggagactgaaaaaaaaaatctgacagaaGATTCACCAGTACTGATCATCGGTCTACTCTTAATTTACACGCATCCaatttaagttgtttttgtggggGAGGTGATGGGGAAGCGATGCCTTCAGTCATAGCGACAGGCTCAGGCAAGTCAAAACAAATCAGGACACAACACGTCTGCACATCAGCGGGCCGGACTTCTCAAGTCTTTCATGTGAGGACATTAACAATTATTCTGATTCACGATTATCCCGATAATGAAAATTCCCTGTGATCAACCTATTGTGAGTAAATCTGTGGTAAAATCTTTAATTGTATATTTCCTAGTAAAGACTCAACAAATGTGGCATCATCGTgattttttctgtgaaaatgaaaaatgtggtGCAAAAATGTTCATTCCCAATAACTGTGAATCATATTACAATCATactatctgtcaaaataatcccaatttgactttgttttacCTTATTGTGAAGCCCCAAAAAATACtaacacacagtatgtcatAAGCCAGTACAGGCTGATATTTCCAGTTTCTTTTCAAGGACTCTACGACCAGTCTGCCCAGTTTGGCCCAGCAGTGGAAACCAGACCGTCCTCCATCAGGTCCTCtgcaccacaacacacacactcccatcctcctccagctggaCTGGGCTACATCCCAGTCTGGTCCTCAGTGGTCGGCAGTGGGACCAGGGAGCCTTGTTACGGGCTGTGGCTCTGCTTCCTGTCCTCCTATTGGTTCTGGAGGTCCAGTATGACCCCTTCGACCCCCCCGTCATCAGAGGAGGTCGTGCCACCCTCCTCCTGCATCTCAGCTGCcgcctccttcccctcctcctcgtcctcgaCCCGCTCTACAGGCGAGGACACTACGTCATAAAGGAAGGTGAAGAAGCCATAGATCCAATCAGAGCCCTCCTCAGCTAAAATATTAAGAACCTCCTCAAGCGACTCGGCATTCGCACTACCACCGCCATCTTTGGACAAGCCTGacgagagagaaaaggagggaagGCGGGATGGGAGCAGAGGTGCAGATGAAAAAGTGGAAGGTAGAAACGAGGGTGAAGCAAAAGAGGGAGAGTCCAAAAGGAAGTGAATTATGGgacaagaaggaggaggaggattttttaatgagaaggagagaggaaataaTAAGAGATAGAGGGTAAGAAAGAAGGATGCAAggcaggaaggagggaggatggTACAAAGGAACGGAGATCAACCGTAACAAAAATAGGGCAAAAATAAAGGATGATGATgtgggaaagagagagatagtgAGTTAAAGAAGTCGCATTTAGACCATAAACAACAAATAACTTCCTGTCTCAGTCTCGTCAGGCAacctctgacttcctgtctgctgagGTGGCCATCTTTGCTCTATTTCTCTGCCCAGTTCTTCAGGGTCTTAACTTAAGGAGACGGGCTTttatcagctcctcatttacaGGATGATACAGGTTGGAATGAATTCCTGGTTGACTACAGGTCTGATATCCAAAGGCTGACGTGAATCCACTGATGAACCCATCAGGCACAGataacaaatcaaaaacatgactcagTTCACGTTGGTATGTAGACATCGGTTAATCTAGACAAGatgaacaggaaaaaacaaaacaaaaagcagcctGCGGTTCTTTCAAGAACTCGAGATAACCATTCACCAGCTTTCACAGTTTGTTTCTTGCACTGTTTATAAAAAGTTCAGTTTGCTCAGTTTGTCTTTACGGGATTTTTTCTTGCCgttttttatgtatttcctGATGTTGGTAAGTTTTTATAATCTAGTCCTGAGAGAAACAATATTTCAAAGATGTATCTGTATTGTAATGGCTGAAATAACACATGGAGTAGCGTTAAACACAGTAGAGGAACTCTTTGGCCCAAAATTTGCACCCAAAATTGTTAAATGTGAGTAAAAATAGGTGAATATAAAAGCTGCCACTGGCAGGTAGCTGGAATAGGCCTCCTCCATTACAAACTGTGCACACTGATGGCGGCAAGCAACATGTGACCATCAATAATACCCCaaaacacccactaacatccggattttgtctttttttggccttttcatggcttgaTTTATAGGATAgcttagagagatgacaggaaacaggacgaaagagagggaggatgacacacagcaaagggccacagctCGGAAtcgaaccctgggccgctgcatCGAGGTCGATGCCTCtgtaccaactgagctactgtggTGCTTggattttgtctttaatgtgagcGGTTACAGTTTGCATTCACTCCCATGCCAAATGACTGCAGTGATCGTGATGTTTCTCAATCAGAATGTTATtgagtgaaaacagaaagacCCTCTGGTTGAATGACCCTCGCTGTCCCCCATCACTCTGCTTTATACCGAGCTGGACTAGAATTTAAAACCCTTAATGTACAACACACCTGATGACTTTACGCACATGTACtttatatatatctatatatttttgtgCAGTCCAACCACATTTCAATGGGTTAATTCACAGTTAAGTTGAATTATTTTGTCTAACTTGTGTTCAGTTGGACTATAAGAAGAAAACCAAACAGAAAGTGAAGCATTATTATCAGTTAGTACAGGCTGCCAAGTCCTTTTTTTACACCTCCTACAAACTCACAACAACTGAACTATGAACTTCAACATCATCAGGATGCTGATTGTTCTGGTAACAAAACAGGCGATCGGAAAAATTCATGACTGTGAGTTGACACACAATCAAGACCCACTGACATACAGATCTGCCTGATCTCACTCGCTGCTTTAGTAGGGTTCAAACCAGAGAGAGAACCTGGTTAATGTTAAAACTGAGGCACTGTCACACGACTGTAAACCACATCAGTTTCTCAGGCaccacacagagaaaacaggcaCAGTCAAAAGAATTAAAGTGGACTTGCCGAGCAGAACTTTAGCATCTTCCACGTCAAAGTCTCCGTCTCCGTCTGTGTCGTAGGCCGTCAGCTTCCctgggggaggaagaggaggaaaggaaggctGAGCGACACACATATACAGCATCCCATCATCGACACAAACACGCTCATggatattttaaatgtgtaaatgtccAAATAGAAATAGTCTTTAAATATATGCCTGTGCAGTTGGTGAATATGCTGTGAATAATAAAGGTAATAAGGCACATAATTAATGTTGGAAATGATATTATCAGGACATATATGGGTCTTATTACCTAAtaactaaaatataaaacatggtGATATTACGGTGACCCCTGACCTACACAGCACCCGGACTCAACACAGACTGCATGTGTTCATGGAGCTGTAAGGAGCTTTAGATTAAAAGCTCAaccacaaagaaatgtttcttGTCTAAATCAACCTGTGTAGAGACTGCGGTTGTGCAAAAACCTAAAACTGAGATCTGACCTGGCCTGTACCCAagtctgtatttatactttactacattttattgtagtagtagtattagtagtagtattgtATTGAGTTAAACAACGGAGATGAcactctgaacacacctgaactaAAACCTAAAAATGTTCGCAGCAAAATGATTTCGTGTCAGGAAGCAGAACTCTGATTCTTGTACAAACTATTAATAAGAACACGGAACACAGCTCATGAATAGCAGCGGTATGTCAAAGTGCATGAagcattcatttaaaacagtGAAGCTATAGGAAGAGGAAGGATGTGG
This window contains:
- the LOC141014256 gene encoding uncharacterized protein produces the protein MIPRSPPSIQTSDHPVRGVTLRSALKEELRTIHRKMEAKRIARIALAEIRAFLAEEEEEREAAWVLKVKTLEAAQEQLREEKEKERMAKEKAEKERIEKEKAEKEKMEKEKAEKERIEKEKMEKDRVEKEKMEKEKAEKERIEKEKMEKEKAEKERMEEEKAEKERMEKLARERAEKERQEMERLAKEKAANEERERLERERVEKEKMERERLAREKAEREQREKERLERERAEKERIERERIAKERERIAREKAEKERLEKERIAKEKAEKERLERERIAKERERIAREKERQEKERLAKERAEKERLERERIAKERERLERERIAREKEKMERERAEKERLAKERAEKERLEKERIAKERERIAREKERAEKERLEKERVAREKERMERERIARERARLAQEKERQEKAAKEKAEQERLEKERAARQERERMAKERERMEQVRAEKERLERAKAAREKFERERAEKEKAAREKELMERQRLARDKALRDKMEAERQRTAVKVDVKKQEGLERKANASQPKAPAAEERRVSAVRREEKMAEGGKKK